A genomic stretch from Aerococcaceae bacterium zg-1292 includes:
- a CDS encoding nitronate monooxygenase gives MTNRITKILGIEKPIIQGPMAWLTNGRFAAAVSQAGGLGVLGISAGQTVAASTLKETIENMRREIQIARKITNHPIGLNISPRTSTKDVFTQPMLDLMVEEGVSVAVMNGKFEWTQRFHEKGIKVVFRAATPTIENTEEAIQGGADIIVATGFDEGGTLPSKAIGTFSIVPMIVDAVKGRVPVMAAGGIVDDRTAHAAFALGAEGLFFGTAFMMSEESILAPNIKELLLNLTAPDLLLYRTIPAFYRSVPGELPEKLLAMSQTGASEEEIFEMQRGYNGMRDGMLFGDLSKGFASFGLGISMIHNIEPIAVIIDKLMSGINRV, from the coding sequence ATGACAAACCGTATCACCAAAATTTTAGGCATTGAAAAACCCATTATCCAAGGTCCCATGGCATGGCTAACCAATGGTCGCTTTGCAGCTGCAGTTAGTCAAGCAGGTGGATTAGGTGTGCTAGGCATTAGTGCTGGACAAACTGTTGCTGCATCCACTCTTAAAGAAACGATTGAAAATATGCGCCGTGAAATTCAAATAGCTCGCAAAATAACAAATCACCCCATTGGACTAAATATCTCACCACGAACCTCAACAAAAGATGTGTTTACACAACCAATGCTAGATTTGATGGTAGAAGAAGGCGTGAGTGTCGCAGTAATGAATGGTAAATTTGAATGGACACAAAGATTTCATGAGAAAGGGATTAAAGTCGTATTTCGCGCCGCGACACCGACCATTGAAAATACCGAAGAAGCCATCCAAGGCGGAGCAGATATCATTGTCGCAACAGGATTTGATGAAGGCGGCACTTTACCTTCCAAAGCAATCGGCACCTTTTCAATTGTTCCAATGATTGTTGATGCAGTCAAAGGACGTGTACCTGTTATGGCTGCTGGCGGAATTGTTGACGATAGAACCGCTCATGCTGCTTTTGCACTTGGTGCCGAAGGCCTTTTTTTCGGAACCGCCTTTATGATGTCGGAAGAATCAATTTTAGCGCCAAATATTAAAGAGTTACTGTTAAATTTAACTGCTCCAGACCTATTGCTCTATCGAACTATCCCAGCTTTTTACCGTTCAGTTCCTGGTGAACTGCCAGAAAAATTATTAGCTATGAGTCAAACAGGTGCTAGCGAAGAAGAAATTTTTGAAATGCAACGGGGATATAACGGTATGCGTGATGGAATGCTGTTCGGTGACTTAAGTAAAGGCTTCGCTTCATTTGGGTTGGGCATTTCAATGATTCATAACATTGAACCGATTGCGGTAATCATCGATAAATTAATGTCAGGAATTAACAGAGTATAA
- a CDS encoding NtaA/DmoA family FMN-dependent monooxygenase (This protein belongs to a clade of FMN-dependent monooxygenases, within a broader family of flavin-dependent oxidoreductases, the luciferase-like monooxygenase (LMM) family, some of whose members use coenzyme F420 rather than FMN.) has translation MKKQMKIVLQMGSGYGGEFKTWRLPEAKADAYTDMDYYVEMAQLAEKGKLHALFMADTPALVNDISRDTPMHSMDPLIFMTSVARATKHIGLVGTFSTTFNEPYNLARHLKTLDVISHGRVGWNAVTTSTQATAANFGTRLMSSRDRYGRAHEVIEAVQRLWGSWGEGAYIHDKETGQFADMSKIKPVQYKGEYIQTEGPLPIPPSKQGQPPIFQAGPSPEGIRLAGRFASGVYANPFTIEEARDYRNILRESAIKHGRSADDINVFTGFMFTIADTKEEALARRRQVMAFDPQETTQRLNYLSAMVGINSNRFDGEKPLPEDVREMLEANWQDPRSPRAVELLKNSYSPLDTLAMGVINYHPVVVGTATDVADFLQEWFESGATDGFSIVPDLSHDGVRSFVEQVVPILQKRGLFHDDYEGNTLRENLGVSYQYGVFNEDVSN, from the coding sequence ATGAAAAAACAAATGAAAATCGTATTGCAAATGGGATCCGGTTATGGTGGAGAATTTAAAACATGGCGCTTGCCAGAAGCAAAAGCAGATGCTTACACTGACATGGACTATTATGTCGAAATGGCGCAACTCGCAGAAAAAGGTAAACTTCATGCCCTTTTCATGGCAGATACACCAGCATTGGTTAATGATATTTCACGTGACACACCCATGCACTCTATGGACCCATTAATCTTTATGACTTCTGTTGCACGTGCAACCAAACATATCGGACTAGTTGGAACTTTTTCAACGACTTTTAACGAACCGTATAATTTAGCTCGTCATTTAAAAACATTAGATGTCATCAGCCATGGTCGAGTTGGCTGGAATGCTGTTACAACATCAACTCAAGCGACTGCAGCTAACTTCGGTACACGATTAATGAGCAGCCGTGACCGTTATGGCCGTGCACATGAAGTCATTGAAGCTGTGCAACGTTTATGGGGCTCTTGGGGTGAAGGTGCCTATATCCATGATAAAGAAACTGGACAATTTGCTGATATGTCTAAAATCAAACCTGTTCAATACAAAGGAGAATATATTCAAACAGAAGGTCCACTCCCTATTCCCCCTTCAAAACAAGGGCAACCGCCTATTTTCCAAGCAGGACCAAGTCCAGAAGGTATTCGTTTAGCAGGACGTTTTGCATCCGGTGTTTATGCTAATCCATTTACGATTGAAGAAGCACGTGATTACCGTAATATCTTACGAGAAAGTGCCATCAAACACGGTCGTTCAGCAGATGACATCAATGTGTTTACCGGGTTCATGTTTACCATTGCTGACACCAAAGAAGAAGCTCTAGCGCGTCGTCGTCAAGTGATGGCATTTGACCCACAAGAAACGACACAACGTTTGAATTACTTATCAGCTATGGTAGGCATTAACTCAAATCGTTTTGATGGAGAAAAACCACTGCCTGAAGATGTTCGTGAAATGTTAGAAGCCAATTGGCAAGACCCACGTTCACCACGAGCAGTCGAATTATTGAAAAACAGCTATTCGCCACTGGATACATTAGCAATGGGCGTCATTAACTATCACCCCGTCGTCGTTGGTACTGCCACTGATGTCGCTGATTTCTTACAGGAATGGTTCGAATCTGGCGCAACGGATGGTTTTTCAATCGTACCTGACTTATCTCATGACGGCGTACGTTCTTTTGTCGAGCAAGTCGTACCAATTCTACAAAAACGTGGCCTCTTTCATGACGATTATGAAGGTAACACTTTACGTGAGAACTTAGGTGTGAGCTATCAATACGGAGTTTTCAATGAAGATGTTTCGAATTAA
- a CDS encoding DUF1801 domain-containing protein translates to MPKFEPTGQSVEEVVESLNSERKKTDAYYLLELFERVSNEKAVVWYPGIIGFGQYHYKYDSGHEGDAPLLAFAPRQAKISLYLEQDFPEREILLNQLGKIKKAVGCVYVNKLSDINIEILEEILVKSLAYTKKK, encoded by the coding sequence ATGCCTAAATTTGAACCAACTGGACAATCTGTCGAAGAAGTCGTCGAAAGTTTAAATTCAGAACGCAAAAAGACTGATGCCTATTATTTGTTGGAATTATTTGAAAGAGTGTCTAACGAGAAAGCGGTCGTATGGTATCCTGGTATTATAGGATTTGGACAGTATCATTATAAGTATGATTCAGGACATGAGGGGGATGCACCGTTACTTGCATTTGCTCCACGGCAAGCCAAAATTAGCTTGTACCTAGAGCAAGATTTTCCTGAACGAGAAATATTGTTAAATCAACTAGGTAAAATTAAAAAAGCAGTTGGTTGCGTATATGTGAATAAGTTATCCGACATAAATATTGAGATATTAGAAGAAATATTAGTTAAGTCTTTAGCTTATACCAAGAAGAAATAG
- a CDS encoding TetR/AcrR family transcriptional regulator has product MKQDLRFEKTEKAIQTAFLSLLQQKELAKISVKELCDVAEISRNAFYQHYETKEHLYESMLQAIVMSIEEGCKPLIKDLSTITEAEERLFLDNILLAVNHHRFAIYQLLTSQPGQFSKAFHEMLVQAMHQSSEQIAVTPDALFIHIFAGGIVAFVSYWLLETSYSLEEAQEKLFAVLGQLKVVNG; this is encoded by the coding sequence TTGAAACAGGATTTACGCTTTGAAAAAACAGAAAAAGCAATACAAACAGCCTTTTTATCGCTGCTACAGCAAAAAGAATTGGCAAAAATTTCAGTGAAAGAATTATGTGATGTCGCTGAAATATCGCGAAATGCGTTTTATCAACATTATGAAACTAAAGAACATCTCTACGAAAGTATGCTGCAAGCCATTGTGATGTCGATTGAAGAAGGATGTAAACCACTGATTAAGGATTTGAGTACAATAACTGAGGCAGAGGAACGCTTATTTTTGGATAATATTTTGTTAGCAGTGAATCACCATCGTTTTGCGATTTATCAATTGTTAACGAGTCAACCCGGTCAGTTCTCAAAGGCTTTTCATGAAATGCTAGTGCAGGCAATGCATCAAAGTAGCGAACAAATCGCTGTGACACCAGATGCGTTGTTTATCCATATATTTGCGGGTGGTATCGTTGCCTTTGTAAGTTATTGGTTATTAGAAACGAGTTATTCATTGGAAGAAGCGCAAGAAAAGTTATTTGCAGTGTTGGGGCAGTTGAAGGTTGTGAATGGATGA
- a CDS encoding NAD(P)/FAD-dependent oxidoreductase, with amino-acid sequence MKEKYQVIIVGGGTSGLMAAIHAAKQGASVLVLEKNPKLGRKLLLSGGGRCNVTNRTTRERLIAHIPGNGKFLYSALNQFDQEDIVAFFQGNGVDLKEEDHGRMFPITDSARTILETLLRVCTENGVEIVTNEPVDKLLFDRENHKVLGVQTQSGKRIETNGIILAVGGRAYPRTGATGDGYAWAKAAGHTIERLYPTESPLLSDDKWITDKSLRGVSLRDVGVSVLNDDNKVITYHQMDMIFTHFGYSGPAILRCSGHVNQWLHQATQSIARLHIDLTPTLSKQALVSHAESQRDKQLLTILKQWMPERMAQVVIQRVGLDDTVAYKQLVHAQVDALWQMVKAFSITSTGSQPIEKGFVTGGGVATKEVNPATMESKKMSGLYFCGELLDINGYTGGYNITAAFVTGAVAGQHCAWASFG; translated from the coding sequence ATGAAAGAAAAATATCAAGTAATTATAGTTGGTGGCGGTACGAGTGGTTTAATGGCTGCGATACACGCCGCAAAACAAGGGGCGAGTGTGCTCGTATTAGAAAAAAATCCTAAATTAGGTCGTAAATTATTATTATCAGGAGGTGGGCGCTGTAATGTAACCAACCGTACGACGCGTGAGCGATTGATTGCTCATATTCCTGGCAATGGTAAGTTTTTATACAGTGCACTGAATCAATTTGACCAAGAGGATATTGTCGCATTTTTCCAAGGAAATGGGGTGGATTTAAAAGAAGAGGACCATGGACGAATGTTTCCGATAACGGATAGTGCACGGACGATTTTGGAGACATTATTACGTGTATGTACAGAAAATGGTGTGGAAATTGTGACGAATGAGCCGGTAGATAAGTTATTATTTGACCGCGAAAATCATAAAGTGTTAGGTGTCCAAACGCAATCAGGGAAACGAATCGAGACTAATGGCATTATTTTGGCAGTCGGCGGTCGGGCGTATCCTCGAACTGGTGCGACAGGTGATGGGTATGCGTGGGCAAAGGCAGCCGGTCATACGATTGAACGCTTGTATCCGACAGAGTCGCCTTTATTATCAGATGATAAATGGATTACTGATAAATCTTTGCGTGGTGTTTCATTGCGTGATGTTGGCGTTAGTGTATTGAATGACGATAATAAAGTGATTACCTATCACCAGATGGATATGATTTTTACACATTTTGGATACTCGGGTCCTGCAATTTTACGCTGTTCAGGTCATGTGAATCAATGGTTACATCAGGCGACGCAGTCAATTGCTCGTTTGCACATTGATTTAACACCAACATTATCCAAGCAAGCATTAGTATCTCATGCAGAGTCACAACGTGACAAGCAATTATTGACGATTTTAAAACAATGGATGCCGGAGCGGATGGCGCAAGTGGTGATTCAACGGGTTGGTTTAGACGATACGGTAGCTTATAAGCAATTGGTACATGCACAAGTTGATGCTTTATGGCAGATGGTTAAAGCTTTTTCAATTACGAGTACTGGCTCACAACCGATTGAAAAAGGTTTTGTGACCGGAGGTGGTGTGGCGACAAAAGAAGTCAATCCGGCAACAATGGAGTCTAAGAAGATGAGTGGCCTGTACTTTTGTGGTGAATTGTTGGATATTAATGGCTACACGGGTGGTTACAATATTACGGCTGCATTTGTTACGGGCGCGGTAGCTGGGCAACACTGTGCTTGGGCAAGTTTTGGGTGA